One Elusimicrobiales bacterium genomic region harbors:
- a CDS encoding SAM-dependent chlorinase/fluorinase: MKKAFLSALLAAFAAAPSAAGADIVFLSDFGLTDDSVALCKAAMLNVFPQARITDMTHNVEPFNIRLASFLLAGQAAMWPRGTVFAAVVDPGVGTARKAIALETETGQFFVGPDNGIFTLPVLRFGLRRAVALENGEFFRQPVSATFHGRDVFSPVAARLAMDDSVFARLGPPVKPAMSSWKQASFDGREFSGSAVHAEAPYGNIWTDIGEESVARSGLVAGSTVAVTSRGRSLEAVFVRAFGDAGEGAPLAYINSRGLLALAVNRGDFARLSGMKTGDEITIRLPDPALIDMEKAPHGGIVFDIRYAGPDNFTGKTVYPAAKCYLRKPAADALAKAAALAAPNRLCVLDCYRPLSVQRKFWALVPDERFVADPAKGSRHNRGMAVDAALCDGSGKWLELPTKFDDFSERAARDWSGASPAAATNRKALEDAMRGAGFSGLPSEWWHFDYPGWQSMPVMDIPFSE, from the coding sequence GTGAAAAAAGCGTTCCTGTCCGCGCTGCTGGCGGCGTTTGCGGCGGCTCCGTCCGCCGCCGGCGCGGACATAGTTTTCCTGAGCGATTTTGGCCTGACAGACGATTCCGTCGCGCTGTGCAAGGCTGCCATGCTCAATGTTTTCCCGCAAGCCCGGATAACGGACATGACGCATAACGTGGAGCCGTTCAACATCCGGCTGGCCTCTTTCCTGCTGGCGGGCCAGGCCGCGATGTGGCCGCGCGGAACCGTCTTTGCCGCGGTGGTGGACCCCGGCGTGGGCACGGCGCGCAAAGCCATAGCCCTGGAAACCGAAACCGGCCAGTTCTTCGTCGGGCCGGACAACGGCATTTTTACGCTGCCGGTTCTCCGTTTCGGCCTCAGACGCGCGGTCGCGCTGGAAAACGGGGAGTTTTTCAGGCAGCCGGTGTCGGCCACGTTCCATGGCCGGGACGTGTTTTCTCCCGTGGCGGCGCGGCTGGCCATGGACGACTCGGTTTTCGCCCGGCTGGGCCCGCCCGTGAAACCGGCGATGTCAAGCTGGAAGCAGGCGTCTTTTGACGGGCGGGAATTTTCCGGCTCGGCTGTTCACGCGGAGGCCCCCTACGGCAATATCTGGACGGATATAGGTGAGGAGTCCGTCGCCCGCTCCGGGCTTGTGGCCGGCTCCACCGTAGCGGTAACAAGCAGGGGGCGTTCACTGGAGGCGGTGTTTGTCCGCGCCTTCGGCGACGCGGGCGAGGGCGCGCCGCTGGCCTATATCAATTCGCGCGGGCTGCTGGCGCTGGCGGTGAACCGCGGCGATTTCGCCCGGCTTTCCGGCATGAAAACCGGGGACGAAATCACTATCCGCCTGCCGGATCCGGCGCTGATTGACATGGAAAAAGCCCCGCACGGGGGCATTGTTTTTGACATACGCTATGCCGGGCCGGATAATTTCACCGGCAAAACCGTTTACCCCGCCGCCAAATGTTATTTAAGAAAACCCGCCGCCGACGCGCTGGCAAAAGCCGCCGCGCTTGCCGCGCCTAACAGGCTGTGCGTGCTGGACTGCTACAGGCCGCTGTCGGTGCAGCGCAAATTCTGGGCGCTGGTGCCGGACGAGCGTTTCGTGGCAGACCCGGCCAAAGGCTCGCGCCACAACAGGGGGATGGCGGTGGACGCGGCTTTATGCGACGGCTCCGGCAAATGGCTGGAGCTGCCCACCAAATTTGACGATTTCTCCGAGCGCGCCGCCCGGGACTGGAGCGGGGCTTCTCCGGCTGCGGCCACAAACCGCAAAGCCCTGGAAGACGCAATGCGCGGCGCGGGATTTTCCGGCCTGCCGTCGGAATGGTGGCATTTTGACTATCCCGGCTGGCAGTCCATGCCGGTCATGGACATCCCCTTTTCGGAATAA
- the pseC gene encoding UDP-4-amino-4,6-dideoxy-N-acetyl-beta-L-altrosamine transaminase: MNRDKTKNLRFLGYGRQYIDHEDARAAVRALRSDWLTQGPGIEEFEAGLRRITGAEYAVAVANGTAALHIAALAAGLKPGDEAITSAMTFAASCNCIAYAGAKPVFADIEPDTYNISPAEIERRLNPRVKAVIPVDFAGRPADMEEICALARPRGMTVIEDAAQAIGSRYRCGAAVGSCKYADMTTFSFHPVKNITTGEGGAVTTNDKKLYQTLLLLRTHGITKDPAQFSLVPDGPWHNEMQILGFNYRLSEIHAAVGTSQLAKLSRFILRRREIAAMYDEAFAPLDFVRIPRERPGGKSAIHIYAPLFDFARIGKTRAEVFSEFASRWRIGLNVHYIPPHLHPYYRQQYGYKPGDYPNAEYYYSRAVSLPLFYGMTNAEARRVTDAVRSLGTR, from the coding sequence ATGAATCGGGACAAAACGAAAAACCTGAGATTTCTGGGCTACGGACGGCAGTACATTGACCATGAGGATGCAAGGGCCGCCGTCCGGGCATTAAGGAGCGACTGGCTGACACAGGGGCCCGGGATAGAGGAATTTGAAGCCGGCCTGCGCCGCATCACCGGCGCGGAATACGCCGTCGCCGTGGCCAACGGCACTGCGGCGCTGCATATAGCCGCGCTGGCAGCCGGGCTCAAGCCCGGCGACGAGGCTATAACCTCCGCCATGACATTCGCCGCCTCCTGCAACTGCATAGCCTACGCGGGAGCCAAACCGGTCTTTGCGGACATAGAGCCGGACACCTATAATATAAGCCCCGCCGAAATAGAGCGCCGGCTGAACCCGCGCGTAAAAGCCGTAATCCCCGTTGATTTCGCCGGCAGGCCGGCGGATATGGAGGAGATTTGCGCCCTGGCCAGGCCGCGCGGCATGACCGTCATAGAGGACGCCGCGCAGGCCATAGGCAGCCGCTACCGCTGCGGCGCGGCGGTGGGCTCCTGCAAATATGCGGACATGACGACTTTCTCCTTCCATCCGGTCAAAAACATCACCACAGGCGAGGGCGGCGCGGTAACCACCAATGACAAAAAACTCTATCAGACGCTGCTGCTGCTGCGCACCCACGGGATAACAAAGGATCCCGCGCAGTTTTCCCTTGTCCCCGACGGGCCGTGGCATAACGAGATGCAGATTCTGGGCTTTAACTACCGCCTGTCCGAGATACATGCCGCCGTCGGGACTTCCCAGCTTGCCAAGCTCTCCAGGTTCATCCTGCGGCGGCGCGAAATCGCCGCGATGTACGATGAGGCTTTCGCGCCGCTGGATTTTGTGCGGATACCGCGCGAAAGGCCCGGCGGAAAGAGCGCCATTCACATTTACGCCCCGCTGTTTGATTTCGCGCGCATAGGCAAAACCCGCGCGGAGGTTTTTTCGGAATTCGCCTCGCGCTGGAGGATAGGGCTTAACGTGCATTACATCCCGCCGCATCTGCATCCGTATTACCGGCAGCAATACGGCTACAAGCCCGGCGATTATCCCAACGCGGAGTATTACTACAGCCGCGCCGTCAGCCTGCCGCTGTTTTACGGCATGACCAATGCCGAGGCGCGCCGCGTGACAGACGCGGTCCGCTCGCTGGGGACGCGGTGA